The sequence ATCACCAATATTCACCACTTTATGTTGCATATTTATCCCTATATTGTTTGTAATGTACATCGAGTACGTTGCGTAAACTTTTAATGTAAAACAACTGGATGTTGCTCTATCGAATGAATTTGAATTTTGATCATTTCTGAAATTGGATCTTCGGGGCATTGCTCAACAAAATAGTTAAGGTCAGAAATTGCCACATGATGACACTCTAACTGAGCAAAAATAAGCCCACGATCACGTATCTCATAGGGATCTTCAGGATCAAACATCAATACCGTTTCACTGGCTTTCAATGCTTGTTCCATATTCTTTTCTTCCATCAAAGACACTTTTAAAGTATCTAAAAGCTTACGAATAATAGAGCTGTATTCTGATTCTTCTAAATCGGCATCTAATAACACCGAATTACTTCCTACATTCCCTTTTAACCAAACTTCTAGGGTATGTTGTGAGAGATATTCACCATTTATTGGGTTTAAAAATAACGTTTTTTCATTGGGAACATCTATTCTGATGATAAGTTGTGTAGGAAAAATAACGGGAGCTAACGGCAGGTTTAACGCTTGTGCAATATAAATAAGAATCGAACCTAGTGAAACAGGAGAACCTACATGTGTCGCTAATACTTTATCTAACCATAAAGTATCAGAAAGGCAATATTTGCCACTTGCACCACTAAAATGCCACTGCTTATAAAACAATTTTAGCAGTGCATCTATCTGCTCTTTGACGTTTCCTTGCTTAGGAATTTCAGCTTCTGCTTGTTCAACTAACTGTGCCAGTTGATAACCAACAGAAGTAGTTGGAAAATCAGGTCGAATAGCCTGAGAGATAAGGATCATGCCCTTAACTAAAGGAGCTTTATTAAATTCGTAATCAGCTATGGTTTCTATCATAATTCCAACGACCTACTGTCACTCGCTCATTACCGCCATAATCGTGGAAAGTTTCCACACAGCAGTAACCCTTATCAATAAAAATATTACGTACACCTTCACCCTGTTGCCAGCCATGCTCCAGCAATACCCAGCCATTATCCGTTAAAAACTGACGAGCAGTTTCAATGATAATCTCGATATCAGCAAAACCGTTATTACCAGCAACTAACGCGGTTAAAGGTTCAAAACGAACATCCCCCTGATGAATATGCTCATCATTTTCATCTATATAAGGAGGATTACTAATTATCATACCAAATTGATACCCAGAGAGTGAACTAAACCAGCAACTTTCCATAAATTCTGTGTTGTTTAATGCTAAGCGAGTCGCATTCTCTTGCGCTAACGCCACCGCTTCAGCTTGAAAATCGACACCAATGATAGAGCAATCTGGGCGTTCTGATGCCATTGCTAACGCAATAGCCCCTGTTCCTGTTCCTAAATCAAGAATACAAGTTGGCTCTGAAGGCAGTTTTTCTAATGCTTTTTCAACAAGGCATTCTGTATCTGGGCGGGGAATTAATGTTGCAGGTGAGACTTTTAAAGGAAGTGACCAAAATTCTCTTTCACCAACTAAATAGGCAATAGGTTCACCTTTAATACGTCGAGTAAGTAATTGTGATAATTGCGCTAATTCGTCTGACGAAAGTACGGTTTCATTAAAAGCAATTAAATAAGTGCGGGTACGTTGTGTAACGTACCCAAGTAGAATTTCAGCATCACGTTTAGGGCTGTCACTTTCAATTAATTGCAAGGCTGCTTCACGCAGCCATTGTTCATAATTCATTAATTTAACTCAGAAAGTGCAGAAAGCTGATCCGCTTGATATTCGGTCACAATAGGCTGAATTAATGGATCTAATTTTCCTTCCATCACTTCATCTAAGCGATAAAATGTAAGGTTGATACGGTGATCAGTGACGCGACCTTGTGGAAAGTTGTATGTTCTAATTCGGTCAGAACGGTCACCAGAGCCTAATAAGTTACGACGTTCAGAAGCTTCCGCTTCTTGACGTTTTTGTATTTCAGCCGCACGAATACGCGCACCTAATACGGACATCGCTTTGGCTTTATTTTTATGCTGTGAACGTTCATCCTGACATTCCACCACAATTCCTGTTGGAATATGTGTAATACGGATAGCAGAGTCGGTTGTATTAACGTGCTGACCACCCGCCCCAGAAGAACGGAATGTATCAATACGTAAGTCACTTGGACTGATTTCAGGCAATTCCGCTTCTGGCACTTCCGCTAATACAGCAACTGTACAAGCAGACGTATGAATACGACCTTGAGATTCGGTTTCTGGTACACGTTGAACACGGTGACCGCCTGATTCAAATTTCAATACACCATAAGCGCCATCACCAACGACTTTGGCAATGACTTCTTTATAGCCACCATGCTCACCTTCGTTAGCATTCATGACTTCAATACGCCAGCGACGTGATTCTGCATAACGGCTATACATACGGAATAAATCACCTGCAAATAATGCAGCTTCATCTCCGCCTGTTCCCGCACGGATCTCAAGAAAACAGTTAAATTCATCATCAGGATCTTTAGGCAATAACAGCACTTGTAGCTGCTGCTCTAAATCATCGTTTAATGCTTGTGCTTCTTTTAGCTCTTCATGTGCCATCTCTTTCATTTCAGGATCATCAAGCATCATTTCTGCTGTTTCGATGTCGTCTTGCACTTTTCGCCATTGGCTAAAACAAGCCGTGACGTCAGTTAATTGAGAGTATTCTTTTGAAAGCGCACGAAAACGCTCCTGAGAGGCAATAACATCGGCTTCTGACAGAAGAGCCTGAATTTCTTCATAACGCTCTTGTAGAGCTTCCAACTTAGCGACAATAGAAGGCTTCATTCGTAGATTAAGATCCTGTTAGACAAAGTTAATTATGGGTAATACCCAAACTTTCACGTAATAGATTCAGGCGTTCAATATCACCATCACTGGCAGCCTGTTGAAGAGATTTTGTTGGTGTGTGAATAAGACGGTTCATCAATTGATGAGAGAGTTGTTGGATAACTTTTTCTGCATCCGCTCCATTTTGTATCAATGTGATGGCTTTTTCTGTCATTTCTGCACGTAAACATTCAGCACTGTCTCGATATTCTCGAATGGCTCCCACAGCACCTTGTGCCCGTAACCAATCCATAAATTGCCCGCTTTCTTGCTGGACAATATGTTCTGCTTGAATTGCTGCAGCTTGGCGTTGTTCACGATTGTGTTGAATGATCGCTTCTAAATCATCAACGCTATAAAGATAAACGTTATTCAGCTTTTCAACATCTTGCTCAATATCACGAGGAACAGCAATATCCACCAGCAACATTGGCTGATTACGACGTTTTTTCAGCGCCCTTTCAACCATACCTTTACCAATAATGGGTAATGGGCTTGCCGTAGAACTGATGACAATATCCGCTTGTGCAAGGCATTCATCAATCTCTGATAATGTAATAACTTCGGCATCAACTTCATTAGCTAAACGCTGTGCACGCTCTTTTGTTCGATTAGCAATAATGATTTTTTTGACTTGATGTTCACGTAGATGGCGAGCGACTAGCTCTATTGTCTCGCCTGCTCCCACTAATAAAATAGTCAAAGAAGATAACGATTCAAAGATTTGACGCGCTAATGTACAAGCAGCAAAAGCAACAGAAACAGCATTAGCACCGATTTGTGTCTCTGTTCTCACTCTTTTCGCAACTGAAAAAGATTTCTGAAACAAACGTTCCAGCTCTGAAGAGAGCGAGTGATAGCTTTGAGAATCGGCGAAGGCTTTTTTAACTTGCCCTAAAATTTGAGGTTCACCTAATACGAGAGAATCTAAACCACTTGCCACTCGCATTAAATGACTGACAGCTTGATTATCTTGATGCCAATAAACACTGCTTTTCAGTTCATTTGGCTCTATTTGGTGATATTGGCATAACCAACGAATAAGCTGCTCATGGCTATTTTCTTTATCTTCCATACTAAGATAGAGCTCAGTACGGTTACAAGTAGACAGCACGACACCGCCTCTGACAGCGGGTTGCTGTAAGAGATTATTTAAGGCATCACCCATAGTATCGGGAGAAAAAGAGACTTTCTCACGTAAAGCAACGGGGGCTGTTTTATGATTAATACCTAATGCTAATAACGTCATATCAACTATATCGAGTTATGAATAAATACCGCCTCGCGACTTGACTTAGTGTAAACCTAAAACAGCGCATTTAGTATGGACTCTTCATTTCTCCGTCATTCTACTTGATGAACAGATTCAATAAAAGGGCTTACTTGAGTGATAGGAGATTTCTATACACTATTTAACGAAATATCGTTATATCATAAGGTTTATGATACTCTTTTTTTCAACTAATAACGAATTAAAGGAATGTCTCAGCTATGCGTTCACGCTTTTTTTCTACCAAACGACTCCTGCGCCTTATCCCGCTAACGGCGTTGTTGCTGAGTGCCTGTAATCTAAATCAGATAAAGACGCAAGGTTCGGCATCTGATCACGATGTGCAATGGCAAGCTCGCCAACAAGCATTAAAGAATATTTCACAATATGAAACCCGAGGCGCTTTTGCTTATATCGAAGATACGAGTAAAACCTATGCCCGATTCTATTGGCAAGACAGAGCCGACGAACGTTATCGCTTATTGCTTACCAATCCTTTAGGCACCACAGAACTCGATTTAAATGTTATGCCGGGTGTGATTGAAGTTACTGATAATAATGGTAAAAAATATTATAGTGATAATCCTGCTGAAATGATCTACCAACTTACAGGTATGGTTATTCCTCTCAAAAATCTGCGTGCCTGGCTTATCGGTTTACCCGGTGATGCAACTGATTTCGAATTAGATGCTAATCATTTATTAAAATCAGTGACATTACCTACACCTGAAGGCGATTGGATTGTGACTTACCAAGCTTATGATTCAAGTACTTCCCCCAACCTGCCACAGCGCCTTGAATTAAAACAGGGTGAACGCACTATCAAATTAAAAATGGATAACTGGGATATACAGCAATGACACTAAGTTGGCCTTCTCCTGCCAAATTAAATCTTTTTCTCTACATCACTGGGAAACGCCCTGATGGTTATCACAATCTGCAAACGTTATTTCAGTTTTTAGATTATGGTGACACATTAACGATTACACCTCGTGATGATACCCAGTTAACGATTTTAACGCCGATTGATGGCGTAGAAGATAAAGATAATTTAATTATTAAAGCGGCAAAATTGCTGCGTGATTATTGTCAACAACATAATATTGCTTTGCAATATCACGGCGCAGATATCCACGTTGATAAAAAACTTCCTATGGGCGGTGGCTTAGGTGGTGGTTCATCTAACGCAGCAACAACATTAATTGCACTTAACTACCATTGGCAAGCAGGATTAAGTGATGAAATCTTAGCCGAATTAGGCGTTAGCTTAGGTGCAGATGTGCCCGTTTTTGTAAAAGGTCATGCAGCGTTCGCCGAAGGGGTTGGTGAAATTTTGACCCCCGCAGAGCCAAAAGAACAATGGTATTTGGTCGCTCATCCCGGAATTTCCATTCCAACACCGACAATCTTCACAGATCCAGAATTAAAACGTAATTCTCCTATTCGCTCTCTTGGCGCATTATTAAAGGCTCCGTTCGAGAATGACTGTGAAATGATCGCAAGAAAACGTTTTCGTGAGGTTGAATATCTGCTTTCGTGGCTGTTAGAATATGCACCGTCACGCTTAACTGGGACAGGTGCATGTGTGTTCGGTGAGTTCGACTCACAAGTTACCGCTAGTGAAGTGTTAATTAACGCCCCTGAGTGGGTGCATGGGTTTGTAGCGCAAGGCGTCAACATTTCTCCTCTGCATTTATTCCGCTCAAGGATACCTGTGTTATTGCACCCGTAAGATGATGTTTACAAACCTTATGTTCATAAACACGTTCTTTACTGGTCAACAATATCTCTCTCTGGACGCAAGCCTGAGGTTTTTCTCGTGCCCGATATGAAGCTTTTTGCTGGTAACGCAACCCCGGAACTGGCTCAACGTGTTGCCAACCGACTCTATACTAGCCTAGGAGACGCGGCTGTAGGTCGTTTTAGCGACGGTGAAGTCAGTGTGCAAATCAACGAAAACGTACGTGGTGGTGATGTATTTATCATTCAATCAACCTGTGCACCAACTAATGATAACTTAATGGAATTAGTGGTCATGGTTGACGCATTACGTCGAGCTTCCGCTGGTCGTATCACTGCTGTTATTCCTTACTTCGGTTATGCCCGTCAGGATCGCCGTGTTCGTTCAGCCCGTGTTCCTATTACGGCAAAAGTTGTTGCGGATTTCTTATCTAGTGTAGGCGTAGACCGTGTTTTAACCTGTGACTTACACGCAGAACAAATCCAAGGGTTCTTTGATGTACCGGTTGACAATGTCTTCGGCAGCCCAATTCTTTTAGAAGATATGCTTCAAAAAGATTTGGACAACCCTATTGTTGTTTCTCCAGATATTGGCGGTGTTGTTCGCGCTCGTGCTATCGCTAAACTTCTGAATGACACTGATATGGCTATCATTGATAAACGTCGCCCTCGTGCTAACGTTTCTCAAGTTATGCATATTATTGGTGATGTTGCTAACCGCGACTGTATCCTTGTTGACGATATGATCGACACAGGTGGTACATTGTGTAAAGCAGCTGAAGCACTGAAAGAACGTGGTGCGAAACGTGTATTTGCTTACGCGACTCACCCTATCTTCTCTGGTAATGCTGTTGAGAACATCAAAAGCTCTGTTATTGATGAAGTGGTTGTCTGCGATACAATTCCGTTATCAGCAGAAATCAAAGCATTAAATAAAGTCCGCTCATTGACCCTTTCTGGCATGCTGGCTGAAGCAATTCGCCGTATTAGCAATGAAGAGTCAATCTCTGCGATGTTTGAACATTAATTTGTTATAACATTCATTGCAATTTTGAGATAACTAAACCCGCTATAACGATGTTATAGCGGGTTTTTTGTTGTTTTTAGGCAACAAAAAACCCGTTCTCATTAAACGGGCTTATAGGTGTGTACTGCGACGCATAATGGACAACTATTATTCACTAAACATCAGTTTTTAACTTTATTATTATTTTTATTTATTCTGATAATTATCTGTAATAATAACATTATGGATAACGGTGATTGTCATGACGACGATAACGTTCATCATGGTTACGTAACCACCAATATCTTTCTGCTATTGTTTCTCTACCACCGATACGGGCGCCCGCTAACCAAACCAAAGCACCAACAAAAATCCCCATTAAAGAAATATCTGATAAAAACTCAGGCAATCCTAATGGGAAAATATGGGTAAGAAGCGTATAACCAAGACTACCGAGCATGACAATCATCCCCGTAGCCATACATAAATTACCAACTGCAAATGCATGTTTATATTTCATGTTGCACCTCCAAGCGCGTCGTCAGACGATTCAACAAAAAAATACATCGAATAACCTTTTATTCTTTGTAGTTATTATAGCCATAAATACTAAAAAGTTATTGTCGAAGGGATCACACCGTTCTGAAATTTATTGACAAATCTTCACAAAAAATGTGTTTTTTCTTTAAAAAAGAGAAAATAACACTCTTTTTATCCCTTTCGCTCTTTTTGTTAAATTAAATTAAGGACATTTTCTCAGCTTACCGTTTCTAAAAGTCATTCTATATAATCTATTTTGTGCTTCTGAGCTTAGACAGGTAAACTATGTCCTTTCTTTTAAGACGATAACAGTGAAAGGCTATTGTGAGTAAAATTAAACTTATCGTCGGGTTAGCAAACCCCGGTGCAGATTATGCCCAGACCCGCCATAATGCGGGGGCTTGGTATGTTGATTTATTGGCTCAACGTCATCAACAATCTCTAAAAGAAGAGAGTAAATTCTTTGGTTACACCGCACGCATTAATTTGAATGGTAATGATGTTCGATTATTAGTGCCGACTACTTTTATGAACTTAAGTGGTAAAGCGGTACAAGCGATGGCAAATTTCTATCGTATTGAGCTTGATGAAATTTTAGTTGCCCATGATGAACTCGATTTACCTCCTGGTGTTGTCAAAATGAAATTAGGTGGCGGCAATGGCGGGCATAACGGATTAAAAGATATTCAAAGTAAGTTTGCTAATAATCCGAACTTCTATCGTTTACGTATTGGTATTGGTCATCCTGGTGATAAAAATAAAGTTGTTGGTTTTGTCTTAGGTAAACCCCCAATCAGTGAACAAAAATTAATTGATGACGCTATTGATGAAGCACTTTCATGCACAGACATTTTAATGCGTGATGGTTATGAGAAAGCAATAAACCGATTGCATAGCTTTAAAGCGTAATCATGATATTGATAAATTAAGTCATTTTAATATTCCGAGGGGCCCCCTCCCTCTTCTTTTATGCAAATACTCCCGGATGATTTAATCAAACGGGGATTTGCTCTATAATAGCGCCAATTTTTTTAACCGCGCACAACAGGAATACTCCCTCCTGTTGTTTTTATGTGACAAGGTGAACGTTTATGGGATTTAAATGTGGTATCGTCGGTCTGCCTAACGTAGGGAAATCTACACTGTTTAATGCCTTAACTAAGGCAGGTATTGAGGCAGCCAACTTCCCATTCTGTACTATTGAGCCAAACACAGGTGTTGTTCCAATGCCTGATCCTCGCTTAGATAAACTGGCTGAAATTGTTAAACCACAGCGTATTTTACCAACAACAATGGAATTTGTTGATATTGCGGGTTTAGTAAAAGGGGCATCTAAAGGTGAAGGTTTAGGTAACCAATTCCTGACAAATATTCGTGAAACTGAAGCGATTGGTCATGTGGTTCGTTGTTTTGAAAATGACAATATCATTCACGTTGCAGGTAAAGTTGATCCTGCTGAAGATATCGAAACTATCAATACTGAATTAGCCCTTTCTGACTTAGACACCTGTGAACGTGCAATGCACCGCAATCAGAAAAAAGCCAAAGGTGGCGATAAAGTTGCTAAAGCAGAAATGGAAGTGTTAGAAAAATGCTTACCGCATTTAGAAAATGCAGGTATGTTACGTGCTTTAGATTTAACTGAAGAAGAAAAAGCGACTATTCGTTATTTAAGCTTCTTAACGTTAAAACCAACAATGTATATTGCAAACGTTAATGAAGATGGTTTTGAAAACAACCCATATCTTGAAACGGTTCGCAAGATCGCAGAAGCAGAAGGCTCTGTGGTTGTTCCTGTTTGTGCCGCGATCGAAGCGGATATTGCTGAGTTAGAAGATGCTGAACGCGAAGAATTTATGCAAGATTTAGGCATTGAAGAACCTGGCTTAAACCGTGTTATTCGCGCAGGTTACGCACTACTGAACTTACAAACTTATTTCACTGCGGGCGTTAAAGAAGTACGTGCATGGACAATCCCTGTTGGTGCAACCGCACCACAAGCGGCGGGTAAAATCCACACTGACTTTGAGAAAGGCTTTATCCGCGCTCAAACTATCGCTTATAACGATTTTATCACTTACGGTGGTGAACAAGGCGCTAAAGAAGCAGGTAAAATGCGTGCAGAAGGTAAAGAATATATCGTTCAAGATGGCGATGTCATGAACTTCTTATTTAATGTGTAAGCCTACACTTAAGTCTCACACTGTTTCACAAAGTATCACTTAATAAGAAAATAGCATAAAATTCATGATATTAACTGGGTTTTATGCTTTTTTATGTCTCATTAAGTTTCATAAAAGCTCGCGATTAAATGAGTACATAACTGAGTACAACTTATTTATCTTCCCTTTTTAAGTGAGTATAATAATATCAACTTACATAACTAGTTGAACTTATTATGCTTACTGATACAAAATGCCGAACTGCAAAACCTAAAGAAAAACTTTATCGTATCAATGATTTCAACGGTTTGTACCTTGAAGTGAAACCTAATGGTAAGAAAGCATGGCGATTCCGTTTTCAAATAAATGGAAAATCAAGCATGTTCGCATTGGGTAACTACCCATTAGTAACACTAGCTGAAGCCAGATCTAAATGCGATGAGGCCAGAAAACTCGTATCAGAAGGAATTAATCCAACACAAGCTAAGCAACTAGACAAGATCAGAAAAGCGAACGAATCTGCGAATACATTTCAAATCATCGCAAAAGAATGGTTACAAATGAAAGATTGGGCTGATGTGACAAAATATCGTCGCCTTGATATGTTGGAGCGCATTGTATTTCCTTCTATCGGTGCATTACCAATAAGAGAAATTACATCTCACCACATTCTCAAAATATTGCAGCGTGAAGTTCAAAGAGGCGCTCCAACGGTTGCTGCTGAAGCTAAACGGACGATATCCTCGATTTTTGAATTTGCGGTTGCCACATTAAGAGCTGATAGTGATCCAGTATGGGCAATAAGAAAAGCTCTCCCAGCAAACAAAACACAACATAAAAAAGCCCTCACTACGGATCAAATAGGTCAACTACTCAATAACTTTGATAATAGCCGTGGCACCTTTCAACTGAACTATTGTATGTGGTTAATGTGGTGGACGCTTTCTCGTCCATCTGAAGTCGCTGAGGCTGAATGGTCTGAATTCGATCTTGATAATGCACTTTGGACTATCCCAGCTGAGCGTATGAAAGCACGAAGAGAACATATTGTTCCTCTGCCTACACAAGCTATTACGATTCTAAAATCTCTTTATGGTTTTACTGGTAACCGCAAACATTTATTTCCCGGTCGTGATTCTTGCCATAAACCAATGTCCACTAACTCACTAAGGCAATTTCTTAAAACGAGAGGTTGGAGTGGTATATATAGCCCTCATGCGACACGCACAACAGGCAGCACACGATTAAATGAGCTTGGATATAGACCTGATGCTATAGAAGCACAATTAGCCCATATGGACTCAAATAGCGTTAGACGTTCATATAACCATGCAACTTATCTTGAAGAGCGAAAAATCATGATGCAAGATTGGGCTGATAAACTCGATATTTGGGTAAAACGGGCC comes from Proteus vulgaris and encodes:
- the prfA gene encoding peptide chain release factor 1, whose protein sequence is MKPSIVAKLEALQERYEEIQALLSEADVIASQERFRALSKEYSQLTDVTACFSQWRKVQDDIETAEMMLDDPEMKEMAHEELKEAQALNDDLEQQLQVLLLPKDPDDEFNCFLEIRAGTGGDEAALFAGDLFRMYSRYAESRRWRIEVMNANEGEHGGYKEVIAKVVGDGAYGVLKFESGGHRVQRVPETESQGRIHTSACTVAVLAEVPEAELPEISPSDLRIDTFRSSGAGGQHVNTTDSAIRITHIPTGIVVECQDERSQHKNKAKAMSVLGARIRAAEIQKRQEAEASERRNLLGSGDRSDRIRTYNFPQGRVTDHRINLTFYRLDEVMEGKLDPLIQPIVTEYQADQLSALSELN
- the ychH gene encoding stress-induced protein YchH; the protein is MKYKHAFAVGNLCMATGMIVMLGSLGYTLLTHIFPLGLPEFLSDISLMGIFVGALVWLAGARIGGRETIAERYWWLRNHDERYRRHDNHRYP
- the sirB1 gene encoding invasion regulator SirB1; the protein is METIADYEFNKAPLVKGMILISQAIRPDFPTTSVGYQLAQLVEQAEAEIPKQGNVKEQIDALLKLFYKQWHFSGASGKYCLSDTLWLDKVLATHVGSPVSLGSILIYIAQALNLPLAPVIFPTQLIIRIDVPNEKTLFLNPINGEYLSQHTLEVWLKGNVGSNSVLLDADLEESEYSSIIRKLLDTLKVSLMEEKNMEQALKASETVLMFDPEDPYEIRDRGLIFAQLECHHVAISDLNYFVEQCPEDPISEMIKIQIHSIEQHPVVLH
- the lolB gene encoding lipoprotein insertase outer membrane protein LolB, with protein sequence MRSRFFSTKRLLRLIPLTALLLSACNLNQIKTQGSASDHDVQWQARQQALKNISQYETRGAFAYIEDTSKTYARFYWQDRADERYRLLLTNPLGTTELDLNVMPGVIEVTDNNGKKYYSDNPAEMIYQLTGMVIPLKNLRAWLIGLPGDATDFELDANHLLKSVTLPTPEGDWIVTYQAYDSSTSPNLPQRLELKQGERTIKLKMDNWDIQQ
- the prs gene encoding ribose-phosphate diphosphokinase, which produces MPDMKLFAGNATPELAQRVANRLYTSLGDAAVGRFSDGEVSVQINENVRGGDVFIIQSTCAPTNDNLMELVVMVDALRRASAGRITAVIPYFGYARQDRRVRSARVPITAKVVADFLSSVGVDRVLTCDLHAEQIQGFFDVPVDNVFGSPILLEDMLQKDLDNPIVVSPDIGGVVRARAIAKLLNDTDMAIIDKRRPRANVSQVMHIIGDVANRDCILVDDMIDTGGTLCKAAEALKERGAKRVFAYATHPIFSGNAVENIKSSVIDEVVVCDTIPLSAEIKALNKVRSLTLSGMLAEAIRRISNEESISAMFEH
- the ychF gene encoding redox-regulated ATPase YchF yields the protein MGFKCGIVGLPNVGKSTLFNALTKAGIEAANFPFCTIEPNTGVVPMPDPRLDKLAEIVKPQRILPTTMEFVDIAGLVKGASKGEGLGNQFLTNIRETEAIGHVVRCFENDNIIHVAGKVDPAEDIETINTELALSDLDTCERAMHRNQKKAKGGDKVAKAEMEVLEKCLPHLENAGMLRALDLTEEEKATIRYLSFLTLKPTMYIANVNEDGFENNPYLETVRKIAEAEGSVVVPVCAAIEADIAELEDAEREEFMQDLGIEEPGLNRVIRAGYALLNLQTYFTAGVKEVRAWTIPVGATAPQAAGKIHTDFEKGFIRAQTIAYNDFITYGGEQGAKEAGKMRAEGKEYIVQDGDVMNFLFNV
- the hemA gene encoding glutamyl-tRNA reductase — its product is MTLLALGINHKTAPVALREKVSFSPDTMGDALNNLLQQPAVRGGVVLSTCNRTELYLSMEDKENSHEQLIRWLCQYHQIEPNELKSSVYWHQDNQAVSHLMRVASGLDSLVLGEPQILGQVKKAFADSQSYHSLSSELERLFQKSFSVAKRVRTETQIGANAVSVAFAACTLARQIFESLSSLTILLVGAGETIELVARHLREHQVKKIIIANRTKERAQRLANEVDAEVITLSEIDECLAQADIVISSTASPLPIIGKGMVERALKKRRNQPMLLVDIAVPRDIEQDVEKLNNVYLYSVDDLEAIIQHNREQRQAAAIQAEHIVQQESGQFMDWLRAQGAVGAIREYRDSAECLRAEMTEKAITLIQNGADAEKVIQQLSHQLMNRLIHTPTKSLQQAASDGDIERLNLLRESLGITHN
- the prmC gene encoding peptide chain release factor N(5)-glutamine methyltransferase gives rise to the protein MNYEQWLREAALQLIESDSPKRDAEILLGYVTQRTRTYLIAFNETVLSSDELAQLSQLLTRRIKGEPIAYLVGEREFWSLPLKVSPATLIPRPDTECLVEKALEKLPSEPTCILDLGTGTGAIALAMASERPDCSIIGVDFQAEAVALAQENATRLALNNTEFMESCWFSSLSGYQFGMIISNPPYIDENDEHIHQGDVRFEPLTALVAGNNGFADIEIIIETARQFLTDNGWVLLEHGWQQGEGVRNIFIDKGYCCVETFHDYGGNERVTVGRWNYDRNHS
- the ispE gene encoding 4-(cytidine 5'-diphospho)-2-C-methyl-D-erythritol kinase, yielding MTLSWPSPAKLNLFLYITGKRPDGYHNLQTLFQFLDYGDTLTITPRDDTQLTILTPIDGVEDKDNLIIKAAKLLRDYCQQHNIALQYHGADIHVDKKLPMGGGLGGGSSNAATTLIALNYHWQAGLSDEILAELGVSLGADVPVFVKGHAAFAEGVGEILTPAEPKEQWYLVAHPGISIPTPTIFTDPELKRNSPIRSLGALLKAPFENDCEMIARKRFREVEYLLSWLLEYAPSRLTGTGACVFGEFDSQVTASEVLINAPEWVHGFVAQGVNISPLHLFRSRIPVLLHP
- a CDS encoding tyrosine-type recombinase/integrase; this translates as MLTDTKCRTAKPKEKLYRINDFNGLYLEVKPNGKKAWRFRFQINGKSSMFALGNYPLVTLAEARSKCDEARKLVSEGINPTQAKQLDKIRKANESANTFQIIAKEWLQMKDWADVTKYRRLDMLERIVFPSIGALPIREITSHHILKILQREVQRGAPTVAAEAKRTISSIFEFAVATLRADSDPVWAIRKALPANKTQHKKALTTDQIGQLLNNFDNSRGTFQLNYCMWLMWWTLSRPSEVAEAEWSEFDLDNALWTIPAERMKARREHIVPLPTQAITILKSLYGFTGNRKHLFPGRDSCHKPMSTNSLRQFLKTRGWSGIYSPHATRTTGSTRLNELGYRPDAIEAQLAHMDSNSVRRSYNHATYLEERKIMMQDWADKLDIWVKRANLESNS
- the pth gene encoding aminoacyl-tRNA hydrolase: MSKIKLIVGLANPGADYAQTRHNAGAWYVDLLAQRHQQSLKEESKFFGYTARINLNGNDVRLLVPTTFMNLSGKAVQAMANFYRIELDEILVAHDELDLPPGVVKMKLGGGNGGHNGLKDIQSKFANNPNFYRLRIGIGHPGDKNKVVGFVLGKPPISEQKLIDDAIDEALSCTDILMRDGYEKAINRLHSFKA